Proteins from one Impatiens glandulifera chromosome 2, dImpGla2.1, whole genome shotgun sequence genomic window:
- the LOC124926215 gene encoding vesicle-associated protein 2-1-like, with protein MSGANQLLSVHPEELMFQVELEKQTYCDLTVTNNTENYVAFKVKTTSPKKYFVRPNSGIVQPWDSSVIRVTLQAQGEYPADMQCNDKFLLQSTKVQPLSEVDELPPDTFTKEGGKKIEERRLRVVYSSAQGALGSSDNEGLKRNYDGENSLQNLKDERDTVVRQTRQLQQELDMLKRQKSRKGGSGFSLAFAIMVAIVGIIVGFLMKIALSS; from the exons ATGAGTGGTGCTAACCAATTGCTCTCTGTTCATCCTGAAGAGCTTATGTTccaag TTGAACTGGAAAAGCAGACCTATTGCGATCTTACAGTAACCAACAACACGGAGAATTATGTTGCGTTTAAG GTGAAAACTACTTCTCCAAAGAAGTACTTTGTAAGACCAAACTCTGGTATTGTACAGCCATGGGACTCTTCTGTAATCAGAG TTACCCTTCAAGCACAAGGAGAATACCCTGCAGATATGCAATGCAACGACAAATTTCTGCTACAGAGCACAAAAGTCCAGCCGCTTAGCGAAGTTGATGAACTTCCACCAGATACT TTTACAAAGGAAGGTGGAAAGAAAATTGAGGAGCGCAGACTGAGGGTTGTCTATTCATCTGCTCAAGGTGCTCTTGGAAGTTCGGACAATGAAGGATTGAAGAGAAATTATGATGGTGAAAAT TCTTTGCAGAATCTGAAAGATGAAAGAGACACAGTTGTAAGGCAAACACGTCAGCTTCAGCAAGAACTG GATATGCTGAAGAGACAAAAGAGCAGAAAGGGTGGGTCTGGATTCTCTCTTGCGTTTGCGATAATGGTTGCAATAGTTGGAATCATCGTTGGATTCCTTATGAAAATCGCATTGTCCTCTTGA